The Candidatus Mycolicibacterium alkanivorans genome contains a region encoding:
- the tal gene encoding transaldolase: MAQNPNLAALSAAGVSVWLDDLSRERLQSGSLQELIDTRSVVGVTTNPSIFQAALSTGTAYNAQVAELAERGADVDATIRTVTTDDVRNACDVLRPQWEASGGVDGRVSIEVDPRLAHDTDKTILQAIELWKIVDRPNLLIKIPATEAGLPAITAVLAEGISVNVTLIFSVERHRAVMDAYLAGLEAAEKAGHDLNTIHSVASFFVSRVDTEIDKRLEAIGSDEALALRGKAGVANARLAYAAYEEVFVGGKRFAPLAEAGAWVQRPLWASTGVKNPDYSDTLYVTELVAPNTVNTMPEKTLDAVADHGVVTGDTITGTAAEAQGVFDKLDAIGIDLRDVFLVLEDEGVEKFEKSWQQLLDATQGQLDAAARWSR, from the coding sequence ATGGCACAGAATCCCAACCTCGCGGCGCTGTCCGCCGCGGGCGTCTCCGTCTGGCTCGACGACCTGTCCCGCGAGCGGTTGCAGTCGGGCAGCCTGCAGGAGCTGATCGACACCCGCAGCGTCGTCGGCGTCACCACCAACCCGTCGATCTTCCAGGCCGCCCTGTCCACGGGCACCGCCTATAACGCCCAAGTCGCCGAGCTCGCCGAGCGAGGAGCCGACGTCGACGCCACCATCCGCACCGTGACCACGGACGACGTCCGCAACGCCTGCGATGTGCTGCGGCCGCAGTGGGAGGCCTCCGGCGGTGTCGACGGTCGAGTGTCGATCGAGGTCGATCCGCGGCTGGCCCACGACACCGACAAGACCATCCTGCAGGCCATCGAATTGTGGAAGATCGTCGACCGGCCCAACCTGCTGATCAAGATCCCGGCCACCGAGGCGGGCCTGCCCGCCATCACGGCCGTTCTGGCCGAAGGCATTTCGGTCAACGTCACGCTCATCTTCTCCGTCGAGCGCCACCGAGCGGTGATGGATGCCTACCTTGCCGGGTTGGAAGCCGCCGAGAAGGCCGGCCACGACCTGAACACCATCCATTCGGTTGCCTCGTTCTTCGTCTCCAGGGTGGACACCGAGATCGACAAGCGACTGGAGGCCATCGGGTCCGACGAGGCGCTCGCACTGCGCGGCAAAGCCGGGGTGGCCAACGCCCGTCTCGCCTACGCCGCCTACGAGGAGGTGTTCGTCGGCGGCAAGCGGTTCGCACCCCTGGCCGAGGCCGGCGCGTGGGTGCAGCGTCCGCTGTGGGCGTCGACCGGGGTGAAGAACCCCGACTACTCCGACACCCTGTACGTCACCGAACTGGTGGCGCCCAACACGGTCAACACAATGCCGGAAAAGACCCTCGACGCGGTCGCCGACCACGGCGTGGTCACCGGGGACACGATCACCGGCACGGCCGCCGAGGCGCAAGGGGTGTTCGACAAGCTCGACGCCATCGGCATCGACTTGCGCGACGTCTTCCTGGTCCTCGAGGACGAGGGCGTGGAGAAGTTCGAGAAGTCCTGGCAGCAGCTGCTGGACGCTACTCAGGGCCAGCTCGACGCCGCCGCCAGATGGTCGCGGTAG
- the zwf gene encoding glucose-6-phosphate dehydrogenase encodes MVAVDEPVPGVVAPAPASYRNPLRDKRDKRMPRIAGPCGVVIFGVTGDLARKKLMPAIYDLANRGLLPPSFSLVGFARRDWADEDFGQIVYEAVKQHARTPFRQEVWDRLAEGVRFVCGTFDDDASFTRLAETLEKLDVDRGTGGNHAFYLSVPPKAFPVVCEQLKKSGLARRQEGRWSRVVIEKPFGHDLESAIELNKVVNSVFPEESVFRIDHYLGKETVQNILALRFANELYEPIWNSHYVDSVQITMAEDIGLGGRAGYYDGIGAARDVVQNHLLQLLALTAMEEPVSFHPREVRAEKIKVLSATALALPLDLTTSRGQYTTGWQGGEKVVGLLDEEGFSKDSTTETFAAIELEVDTRRWAGVPFYLRTGKRLGRRVTEIALVFKRAPHLPFDATMTEDLGTNALVIRVQPDEGITLRFGSKVPGSAMEVRDVNMDFSYGSAFAEDSPEAYERLILDVLLGEPSLFPSNAEVEMSWEILDPVLDYWAEGGKPDPYESGTWGPESAFEMLRRSGREWRRP; translated from the coding sequence ATGGTCGCGGTAGACGAGCCCGTACCCGGGGTGGTGGCTCCGGCCCCGGCGAGTTATCGCAACCCGCTGCGCGACAAGCGGGACAAGCGGATGCCCCGGATCGCCGGCCCGTGCGGCGTGGTGATCTTCGGCGTCACCGGAGATCTCGCCCGCAAGAAGTTGATGCCTGCGATCTACGACCTGGCCAACCGGGGACTGTTGCCGCCCTCGTTCTCATTGGTCGGGTTCGCCCGGCGGGACTGGGCCGACGAGGATTTCGGGCAGATCGTTTACGAGGCGGTTAAACAACACGCCCGCACGCCGTTTCGCCAGGAGGTGTGGGACCGCCTCGCCGAGGGCGTCCGGTTCGTCTGCGGCACATTCGACGACGACGCCTCCTTCACCCGGCTGGCCGAGACGCTGGAGAAGCTGGATGTGGACCGCGGTACGGGCGGCAATCACGCCTTCTATCTGTCGGTCCCGCCGAAGGCGTTCCCGGTGGTCTGCGAACAGCTCAAAAAGTCCGGGCTGGCCCGCCGGCAGGAGGGCCGCTGGAGCCGGGTGGTGATCGAAAAGCCGTTCGGCCACGACTTGGAGAGCGCGATCGAGCTGAACAAGGTCGTCAACAGCGTCTTCCCGGAGGAGTCGGTGTTCCGCATCGACCACTACCTCGGCAAGGAGACGGTGCAGAACATCTTGGCGCTGCGGTTCGCCAATGAGCTCTACGAACCGATCTGGAACAGCCACTACGTCGACAGCGTCCAGATCACCATGGCCGAGGACATCGGTCTGGGCGGGCGGGCCGGTTACTACGACGGCATCGGGGCGGCCCGCGACGTCGTCCAGAATCACCTGTTGCAGCTGCTGGCGCTGACCGCGATGGAGGAGCCGGTCAGCTTCCACCCGCGCGAAGTCCGAGCCGAGAAGATCAAGGTGCTCTCGGCCACCGCACTGGCGCTGCCGCTGGACCTGACCACCTCGCGTGGGCAGTACACCACGGGTTGGCAGGGCGGTGAGAAGGTCGTCGGGCTGCTCGACGAGGAGGGGTTCTCCAAGGACTCGACCACCGAGACGTTCGCCGCGATCGAACTCGAGGTCGACACCCGACGGTGGGCCGGGGTGCCGTTCTATCTGCGGACCGGAAAACGATTGGGCCGCAGGGTCACCGAGATCGCGTTGGTGTTCAAGCGTGCTCCGCATTTGCCGTTCGACGCGACGATGACCGAGGACCTCGGGACCAACGCGCTGGTGATCCGCGTCCAGCCGGACGAGGGCATCACGCTGCGCTTCGGCTCGAAGGTGCCCGGCAGTGCGATGGAGGTCCGCGACGTCAACATGGACTTCTCGTACGGTTCGGCTTTCGCCGAAGACTCGCCGGAGGCCTACGAGCGGCTCATCCTCGACGTCCTGCTGGGTGAGCCCTCACTGTTCCCCAGCAACGCCGAGGTCGAAATGTCCTGGGAGATATTGGATCCCGTCCTGGATTACTGGGCCGAGGGCGGCAAGCCGGACCCGTACGAGTCGGGCACCTGGGGTCCGGAGTCGGCGTTCGAGATGTTGCGGCGCTCGGGACGTGAATGGAGGCGTCCCTAG
- the opcA gene encoding glucose-6-phosphate dehydrogenase assembly protein OpcA, giving the protein MIVDLPDTTTNQLNKKITAVREEGGAITLGRVLTLVIAPDSLDLVEDAIDAATSASREHPCRIIVVVPDDRLATDPRLDGQLRVGGDAGAGEVVVLKISGPLSAHASSVVLPFLLPDTPVVAWWPGVPPAVPAQDPLGRLALRRITDATGAADPLASIKDRLNGYTAGDTDLAWSRITYWRALLASALDQPPYEPVTSALVSGLKNEPALDILAGWLASRIDGQVRRTTGALKVELVRPSETVTLSRPQDGVTATLSRTARPDALLPLPRRETRECLAEDLRRLDADEIYREALAGIDEVQYV; this is encoded by the coding sequence GTGATTGTCGATTTGCCGGACACCACGACCAACCAGCTGAACAAGAAGATCACCGCAGTGCGCGAGGAAGGCGGTGCGATCACACTGGGCCGGGTTCTGACGTTGGTGATCGCGCCGGACAGCTTGGACCTCGTCGAGGACGCTATCGACGCCGCCACATCGGCCAGCCGTGAACACCCCTGCCGCATCATCGTCGTGGTGCCCGACGACCGGCTGGCCACCGACCCTCGGCTGGACGGCCAGTTGCGGGTCGGCGGCGACGCCGGGGCCGGCGAGGTGGTGGTCCTGAAGATCTCCGGGCCACTGTCGGCGCACGCCAGCAGCGTGGTGCTGCCGTTCCTGCTGCCCGACACCCCCGTGGTGGCCTGGTGGCCCGGCGTGCCCCCGGCGGTTCCGGCACAGGATCCGTTGGGCCGCTTGGCACTTCGACGGATCACCGATGCCACCGGTGCAGCGGATCCGCTGGCCTCGATCAAGGACCGGCTCAACGGGTACACCGCCGGCGACACCGACCTGGCCTGGAGCCGGATCACCTACTGGCGGGCACTGCTGGCCTCCGCGCTGGATCAGCCACCGTATGAGCCGGTGACCTCGGCGCTGGTGTCGGGTCTGAAGAACGAACCGGCGCTCGACATTCTGGCGGGCTGGCTGGCCAGCCGGATCGACGGACAGGTCCGGCGGACCACGGGAGCACTCAAGGTCGAACTGGTGCGTCCCTCCGAGACCGTGACGTTGAGCCGTCCGCAAGACGGGGTCACCGCCACCCTGAGCCGTACCGCCCGGCCCGACGCCCTGCTGCCACTGCCCCGCCGGGAAACCCGCGAGTGCCTGGCCGAGGATCTGCGCCGGCTCGACGCAGACGAGATTTATCGCGAGGCATTGGCGGGTATCGACGAGGTGCAGTACGTGTGA
- the pgl gene encoding 6-phosphogluconolactonase → MSVVVETYPDTSALVAAAGDRLVEAITGAIAARGRALIVLTGGGTGIGLLEHVRTHDAGVDWSKVHLLWGDERFVPAADDERNEKQAREALIDHIAIPADNVHPMAPSDGEFGDDLDAAAADYAKVLADCAESGADAPTFDVHLLGMGGEGHVNSLFPHSPATLETERLVVGVADSPKPPPRRITLTLPAVQRSREVWLVVSGDAKADAVAAAIGGASPADVPAAGGVGREATVWLLDAAAAGKLTD, encoded by the coding sequence GTGAGCGTTGTGGTCGAAACCTATCCGGACACCTCCGCACTGGTCGCCGCCGCCGGGGACCGCCTGGTCGAGGCGATCACCGGTGCCATCGCAGCCCGCGGCAGGGCGCTGATCGTCCTGACCGGCGGCGGCACCGGCATCGGCCTGCTCGAGCACGTCCGTACCCACGACGCCGGAGTGGACTGGTCCAAGGTGCACTTGTTGTGGGGCGACGAGCGTTTCGTGCCGGCCGCCGATGACGAGCGCAACGAGAAGCAGGCCCGCGAGGCCCTCATCGACCACATCGCGATCCCGGCCGACAACGTGCACCCGATGGCCCCCAGCGACGGTGAGTTCGGCGACGATCTCGACGCCGCCGCCGCCGACTATGCCAAGGTGCTGGCCGATTGTGCCGAATCCGGCGCAGATGCACCGACTTTCGACGTCCACCTGCTCGGGATGGGCGGCGAGGGACACGTCAACTCGCTGTTTCCGCACTCCCCCGCCACGCTGGAGACCGAGCGGCTGGTCGTCGGCGTAGCGGACTCCCCCAAGCCTCCGCCGCGGCGGATCACACTGACACTGCCCGCCGTCCAGCGCTCCCGCGAAGTGTGGCTGGTGGTCTCCGGGGACGCCAAGGCCGATGCCGTGGCGGCCGCCATCGGCGGGGCCAGCCCCGCCGATGTCCCCGCGGCCGGCGGTGTGGGACGCGAAGCCACGGTGTGGCTTCTCGACGCCGCCGCGGCCGGCAAGCTGACCGACTGA
- the ppc gene encoding phosphoenolpyruvate carboxylase — MAELSDVTLAPFGAVRRTQVGREATEPMREDIRLLGTILGDTVREQNGEQVFDLVERARVESFRVRRSEIDRAEMARMFDGIDIHQAIPVIRAFTHFALLANVAEDIHRERRRAAHVAAGEPPQDSTLAATYHKLDAAEIDADTVADALRGALVSPVITAHPTETRRRTVFDTQHRITQLMRLRLHGQNETEDGRSVETELRRQILTLWQTALIRLSRLKIQDEIEVGLRYYPAAFFEVIPKVNAEVRDALRSRWPGTDVLAEPILRPGSWIGGDRDGNPNVTADVVRLATGSAAYTALAHYFAALTKLERELSMSARLVRTTPELIDLADPCDEPARADEPYRRALRVVHGRLTATAAEILDRRPEHVLEIGMAPYAAPDELLADLDVIDTSLRANGSALLADDRLARLRDAVDVFGFHLSGLDMRQNSDVHEEVVAELLAWAGVHPDYAGLPEPERVEVLVAELSTRRPLIRDDAELSELARKELDIVFAAARAVRVFGPQAVPNYIISMCQSVSDLLEAAILLKEAGLLDVSGGDGYAPIGIVPLFETIDDLQRGSSILESVLDLPVYRAMVHARGESQEVMLGYSDSNKDGGYLAANWALYRAELDLVESARKTGIRLRLFHGRGGTVGRGGGPSYDAILAQPPGAVNGSLRLTEQGEVIAAKYAEPRIAHRNLETLLAATLESTLLDVEGLGDAAGPAYEVLDDLAARAQRAYAELVHETPGFVDYFTASTPVSEIGSLNIGSRPASRKPTTSISDLRAIPWVLAWSQSRVMLPGWYGTGTAFEEWIREGDGRLEVLQDLYVRWPFFATVLSNMAQVLSKSDMGLAARYAELVADSELRHRVFDKIVAEHDRTIRMHKLITGHDDLLADNPALARSVFNRFPYLEPLNHLQVELLRRYRSGDTDESVQRGILLTMSGLASALRNSG, encoded by the coding sequence ATGGCTGAGCTCTCCGACGTGACGCTGGCACCGTTCGGCGCCGTCCGCCGCACCCAGGTGGGGCGCGAGGCCACCGAGCCGATGCGGGAGGACATCAGGCTGCTGGGCACGATCCTTGGCGACACGGTGCGCGAGCAGAACGGCGAGCAGGTCTTCGACCTCGTCGAACGGGCCCGGGTCGAGTCGTTCCGGGTCCGGCGCTCGGAGATCGACCGCGCCGAGATGGCCCGGATGTTCGACGGCATCGACATCCATCAGGCGATCCCGGTGATCCGCGCCTTCACCCACTTCGCGCTGCTGGCCAACGTCGCCGAGGACATCCACCGTGAGCGCAGGCGCGCTGCCCATGTCGCCGCGGGTGAACCGCCGCAGGACAGCACACTGGCCGCCACCTACCACAAGCTGGACGCCGCGGAGATCGACGCCGATACCGTGGCCGACGCCCTGCGCGGTGCCCTGGTGTCGCCGGTGATCACCGCCCATCCCACCGAGACCCGCCGCCGCACGGTGTTCGACACCCAGCACCGCATCACGCAGCTCATGCGGCTGCGCCTGCACGGGCAGAACGAAACCGAGGACGGCCGTTCGGTCGAGACCGAGCTGCGCCGGCAGATCCTGACGCTGTGGCAGACGGCGCTGATCAGGTTGTCCCGCTTGAAGATTCAAGACGAGATCGAAGTGGGTCTGCGCTACTACCCGGCGGCCTTCTTCGAGGTGATCCCGAAGGTCAACGCCGAGGTGCGCGACGCACTGCGGTCCCGCTGGCCCGGGACCGACGTGCTGGCGGAGCCGATCCTGCGGCCGGGATCGTGGATCGGCGGTGACCGCGACGGCAACCCGAACGTCACCGCCGACGTGGTCCGACTGGCCACCGGGAGCGCCGCATACACCGCGCTGGCGCACTACTTCGCCGCGCTGACCAAGCTCGAGCGGGAGCTCTCGATGTCGGCCCGGTTGGTCAGGACCACACCTGAGCTGATCGACCTGGCAGATCCGTGCGACGAGCCGGCCCGCGCCGACGAGCCGTATCGCCGGGCGCTGCGGGTGGTGCACGGCAGGCTGACCGCCACCGCGGCTGAGATTTTGGACCGCAGGCCCGAACACGTCCTCGAGATCGGTATGGCGCCGTACGCTGCCCCCGACGAACTGCTGGCCGACCTCGACGTCATCGACACATCGTTGCGTGCCAACGGCAGCGCGCTGCTCGCCGACGACCGGCTGGCCCGGCTGCGCGACGCCGTGGACGTGTTCGGCTTCCACCTGAGCGGGCTGGACATGCGGCAGAACTCCGACGTGCACGAGGAGGTGGTCGCCGAACTGCTGGCCTGGGCCGGTGTGCATCCGGACTACGCGGGGCTGCCGGAGCCCGAGCGAGTGGAGGTCCTGGTGGCCGAACTGTCCACCCGCCGGCCGCTGATCCGCGACGACGCCGAACTCTCGGAGCTCGCCCGCAAGGAACTCGACATCGTGTTCGCGGCAGCGCGGGCAGTCCGGGTGTTCGGGCCGCAGGCGGTGCCCAACTACATCATCTCGATGTGCCAGTCGGTGTCGGACCTGCTTGAAGCCGCGATCCTGCTGAAAGAAGCTGGGCTGCTAGATGTTTCGGGTGGCGACGGGTACGCACCGATCGGTATCGTGCCGTTGTTCGAGACGATCGACGACCTACAGCGCGGCTCGTCGATCCTGGAGTCCGTCTTGGACCTGCCGGTCTACCGGGCGATGGTGCACGCCCGCGGGGAGAGCCAGGAAGTCATGCTCGGCTACTCCGACTCCAACAAGGACGGCGGGTACCTGGCCGCCAATTGGGCTCTGTACCGAGCCGAGCTCGACCTGGTGGAGTCAGCCCGCAAGACCGGTATCCGGCTGCGCCTTTTCCACGGCCGCGGCGGGACGGTCGGCCGCGGCGGCGGCCCCAGTTACGACGCGATCCTGGCCCAGCCACCCGGTGCGGTGAACGGATCACTGCGGCTGACCGAACAGGGCGAGGTGATCGCGGCCAAGTACGCCGAGCCGCGGATCGCCCACCGAAACCTCGAAACCCTGTTGGCGGCGACGCTGGAGTCCACCCTGCTCGACGTCGAGGGTCTCGGTGATGCGGCAGGACCGGCCTACGAGGTGCTCGATGACCTCGCCGCCCGCGCCCAGCGCGCCTACGCCGAATTGGTCCACGAGACACCGGGTTTCGTGGACTACTTCACGGCCTCCACTCCGGTCAGCGAGATCGGCTCGCTGAACATCGGCAGCCGGCCCGCCTCCCGCAAGCCCACCACCTCGATCTCGGACCTGCGTGCGATCCCGTGGGTGCTGGCCTGGAGCCAGTCGCGGGTGATGCTGCCCGGCTGGTACGGCACCGGCACCGCCTTCGAGGAGTGGATCAGAGAGGGGGACGGCCGACTCGAGGTGCTGCAGGACCTATACGTCAGATGGCCGTTCTTCGCCACGGTGCTGTCCAACATGGCGCAGGTGCTGTCCAAGTCCGACATGGGACTGGCGGCCCGCTACGCCGAGCTGGTCGCCGATTCCGAACTGCGCCATCGGGTGTTCGACAAGATCGTCGCCGAGCACGACCGCACCATCCGCATGCACAAACTCATCACGGGTCACGACGACCTGCTGGCTGACAACCCTGCTCTGGCCCGCTCGGTGTTCAACCGCTTCCCGTACCTCGAGCCACTGAACCACCTTCAGGTCGAACTGTTGCGCCGGTACCGGTCCGGGGACACCGACGAGTCGGTGCAGCGCGGCATCCTGCTCACCATGAGCGGGCTGGCCTCCGCGCTGCGAAACAGCGGTTGA
- a CDS encoding HNH endonuclease signature motif containing protein, translating into MTFTEPLTAEAAHAVVRAELDAIDTAYDRLRSTCTDLVGNAFRIEIADRLEKQQRTNRGLSYRMFGEIAAPVDGPDDPRLPAGIKVRDVLASRLRLTAGEVRRRFRVAARIRPRRSLTGPPVAPELPDLAGAVAAGEVGEDHIAAVCRALDALPAAVCAADKQKAERTLVRHAREQDSQFVAAVGGVLADCLNPDGNFSDEDRARRRGLMLGRQGPDGMSRLSGWLDPEARSCLEAVTAAVRPGRHQPDGDQRDARSPEQRCHDALTIACKTAIASGGLGQHRGAPVTVVVTTTLAELEQAARALGDPAVPMPPPARTGGTGRLPMRDLIRMASEAVHYLAVFEDHSERPLYLGRSKRLATADHRIICHTRDGGCTKPNCFVRGYDCEVHHARDWSAGGPTDADNLYFACGCDHAAASDGTYTTTVTEDGRIAWSDGAGPPRVNEVHHPKRLLDDEDDGG; encoded by the coding sequence ATGACCTTCACCGAGCCGCTGACCGCCGAGGCGGCACACGCCGTGGTTCGGGCGGAGCTCGATGCGATCGATACCGCGTACGACCGCCTGCGCTCGACGTGTACCGATCTGGTGGGCAACGCTTTTCGCATCGAGATCGCCGACCGGCTGGAGAAGCAGCAGCGGACCAACCGCGGACTGTCCTACCGAATGTTCGGTGAGATCGCCGCCCCGGTCGACGGGCCGGACGATCCGCGGCTGCCCGCGGGCATCAAGGTGCGCGACGTGCTGGCGTCCCGGCTGCGGCTGACCGCCGGGGAGGTCAGGCGACGGTTCCGGGTGGCGGCGCGAATCCGCCCGCGACGATCGCTGACCGGGCCGCCGGTTGCGCCCGAACTTCCCGACCTCGCCGGCGCGGTGGCGGCCGGCGAGGTCGGCGAGGACCACATCGCCGCGGTCTGCCGCGCGCTCGACGCGCTGCCGGCCGCGGTCTGCGCCGCCGACAAGCAGAAGGCCGAACGGACATTGGTTCGCCATGCCCGAGAACAGGATTCGCAGTTCGTCGCCGCCGTCGGCGGGGTCCTTGCCGACTGTCTGAATCCCGACGGCAACTTCAGCGACGAGGACCGGGCCCGGCGGCGCGGGTTGATGCTGGGACGGCAGGGACCCGACGGCATGAGCCGCCTGTCCGGCTGGCTGGACCCGGAAGCCCGCTCCTGTTTGGAGGCGGTCACCGCCGCGGTACGCCCCGGTCGCCATCAACCCGACGGCGACCAGCGCGACGCCCGAAGCCCCGAGCAGCGCTGCCACGACGCGCTCACAATCGCGTGCAAGACCGCGATCGCCTCCGGTGGGCTCGGCCAGCACCGCGGCGCACCCGTGACGGTGGTTGTGACGACGACACTGGCCGAACTGGAACAGGCCGCTCGGGCGCTCGGTGACCCAGCCGTGCCGATGCCGCCGCCGGCCCGCACCGGTGGCACGGGCCGCCTGCCAATGCGCGATCTGATCCGGATGGCCAGTGAGGCCGTCCATTACCTCGCGGTCTTCGAGGACCATTCCGAGCGACCGCTGTACCTCGGCCGCAGCAAGCGCCTCGCGACCGCTGACCACCGGATCATCTGCCACACCCGCGACGGCGGCTGCACCAAACCGAACTGCTTTGTCCGGGGCTACGACTGCGAAGTCCACCATGCCCGGGACTGGAGTGCCGGCGGCCCCACCGACGCCGACAACCTGTATTTCGCCTGCGGCTGCGACCACGCCGCCGCTTCCGACGGCACCTACACGACGACCGTCACCGAAGACGGGCGGATCGCCTGGTCGGACGGCGCCGGACCGCCACGGGTCAACGAGGTCCATCATCCCAAGCGATTACTCGACGACGAGGACGACGGCGGGTGA
- the secG gene encoding preprotein translocase subunit SecG, with translation MVLTLQIILVVTSVLVVLLVLLHRAKGGGLSTLFGGGVQSSLSGSTVVEKNLDRLTLFVAGIWVVSIIGMALQIKFS, from the coding sequence ATGGTTTTGACCCTGCAGATCATCCTGGTGGTCACCAGCGTCCTGGTGGTCCTGTTGGTGCTGCTGCACCGCGCCAAGGGTGGCGGCCTGTCGACCCTGTTCGGCGGCGGCGTGCAGTCCAGCCTGTCCGGGTCGACCGTGGTGGAGAAGAACCTCGACCGCCTGACGCTGTTCGTCGCCGGCATCTGGGTGGTGTCCATCATCGGCATGGCACTGCAGATCAAGTTTTCCTGA
- the tpiA gene encoding triose-phosphate isomerase yields MSRKPLIAGNWKMNLNHFEAIALVQKIAFSLPDKYFDKVDVTVIPPFTDLRSVQTLVDGDKLRLTYGAQDLSPHDSGAYTGDISGAFLAKLGCTFAVVGHSERRTYHHEDDALVAAKAGAAFRHGLIPIVCIGEHLDLREAGNHVEHNVTQLRGSLAGLTKEQLTDVVIAYEPVWAIGTGRVAGAADAQEVCGALRAELASLASPQIAAGIRVLYGGSVNAKNVGEIVAQEDVDGALVGGASLDGEQFAILSAIAAGGPLP; encoded by the coding sequence GTGTCCCGCAAACCGCTGATCGCGGGCAACTGGAAGATGAACCTCAACCACTTCGAGGCCATCGCCCTTGTCCAGAAGATCGCGTTCTCGCTGCCCGACAAGTATTTCGACAAGGTCGACGTCACCGTCATCCCGCCGTTCACCGACCTGCGCAGCGTGCAGACCCTGGTGGACGGCGACAAGCTCCGGCTGACCTACGGCGCGCAGGACCTCTCCCCGCACGACTCCGGCGCCTACACCGGTGACATCAGCGGTGCGTTCCTGGCCAAGCTGGGCTGCACGTTTGCCGTGGTGGGGCACTCGGAGCGCAGGACCTACCACCACGAGGACGACGCCCTGGTCGCGGCCAAGGCCGGCGCGGCCTTCCGGCACGGTCTGATCCCGATCGTCTGCATCGGCGAGCACCTCGACCTCCGCGAGGCCGGCAACCACGTGGAGCACAACGTCACCCAGCTGCGCGGCTCGCTGGCCGGCCTGACCAAAGAGCAGCTGACCGACGTGGTCATCGCCTACGAGCCCGTGTGGGCCATCGGCACCGGCCGGGTGGCCGGCGCCGCCGACGCCCAGGAGGTGTGTGGCGCGCTCCGCGCGGAGCTGGCCAGTCTGGCGTCTCCGCAGATCGCGGCCGGCATCCGGGTGCTGTACGGCGGTTCGGTCAACGCCAAGAACGTCGGCGAGATCGTCGCCCAGGAGGATGTCGACGGCGCCCTGGTCGGCGGTGCGTCGCTGGATGGCGAGCAGTTCGCCATCCTCTCGGCGATCGCCGCAGGCGGGCCGCTGCCGTAA